One region of Mycobacterium riyadhense genomic DNA includes:
- the guaA gene encoding glutamine-hydrolyzing GMP synthase encodes MAPLDLLPVDSASPRPVLVVDFGAQYAQLIARRVREARVFSEVIPHSASIEEIRARDPLALVLSGGPASVYAEGAPQLDPALFDLGVPVFGICYGFQAMAQALGGTVAHTGASEYGRTELKVLGGELHSNLPGVQPVWMSHGDAVTAAPDGFDVVASSPGAPVAAFEARARRLAGVQYHPEVMHTPHGQQVLSRFLHDFAGIGAEWTPANIANGLIERVRRQIGDGRAICGLSGGVDSAVAAALVQRAIGDRLTCVFVDHGLLRAGEREQVQRDFVAATGARLVTVDAAQTFLEALSGVSNPEGKRKIIGRQFIRAFEGAVRDVLGGPSRPSPGEDIEFLVQGTLYPDVVESGGGSGTANIKSHHNVGGLPGDLKFKLVEPLRLLFKDEVRAVGRELGLPEEIVARQPFPGPGLGIRIVGEVTAKRLDTLRRADSIAREELTAAGLDNQIWQCPIVLLADVRSVGVQGDNRTYGHPIVLRPVSSEDAMTADWTRVPFEVLERISTRITNEVAEVNRVVLDITSKPPGTIEWE; translated from the coding sequence TTGGCACCACTAGACTTGCTGCCCGTGGATTCAGCGTCGCCGCGGCCCGTGTTGGTGGTCGACTTCGGTGCCCAGTATGCGCAATTGATCGCCCGCCGGGTCCGAGAAGCGCGGGTTTTTTCGGAGGTCATCCCGCACTCTGCCTCGATCGAGGAGATCAGGGCCCGTGATCCGCTGGCGCTGGTGCTTTCCGGCGGACCGGCCAGTGTCTACGCCGAGGGTGCTCCACAGCTCGATCCGGCGCTGTTCGACTTGGGCGTCCCGGTGTTCGGCATTTGCTACGGGTTTCAGGCTATGGCCCAGGCGCTCGGGGGGACCGTCGCCCACACCGGCGCCAGCGAATACGGCCGGACTGAACTGAAAGTCCTTGGCGGCGAACTGCATTCGAATCTACCCGGGGTCCAGCCGGTGTGGATGAGCCACGGTGACGCCGTCACCGCCGCACCGGACGGATTCGACGTGGTGGCCAGCAGCCCCGGTGCCCCGGTGGCCGCTTTCGAAGCTCGGGCCCGGCGACTGGCCGGGGTGCAATACCACCCGGAGGTGATGCACACACCGCACGGCCAACAGGTGCTCAGCCGGTTCCTGCACGACTTCGCTGGGATCGGGGCGGAGTGGACACCGGCCAACATCGCCAACGGGTTGATCGAGCGGGTGCGGCGACAGATCGGCGATGGCCGCGCGATCTGCGGGCTGTCCGGCGGGGTGGATTCGGCGGTCGCCGCCGCCCTGGTGCAGCGCGCCATCGGCGATCGGTTGACGTGTGTCTTCGTCGACCACGGGCTATTACGGGCGGGCGAGCGCGAGCAGGTGCAGCGCGATTTTGTGGCGGCCACGGGGGCGCGGCTGGTTACCGTGGACGCCGCGCAGACCTTCCTCGAGGCGCTGTCGGGTGTGAGCAACCCCGAGGGCAAGCGCAAGATCATCGGCCGCCAATTCATCCGGGCGTTCGAAGGAGCGGTGCGGGATGTTTTAGGGGGGCCTAGCCGGCCTAGCCCCGGAGAAGACATTGAGTTTCTGGTGCAGGGCACGCTGTATCCGGACGTGGTGGAATCCGGTGGGGGTAGCGGCACCGCGAACATCAAGAGCCATCACAATGTCGGCGGTCTGCCGGGCGACTTGAAGTTCAAACTCGTCGAGCCGCTGCGGCTGCTGTTCAAAGACGAGGTGCGCGCGGTGGGACGGGAGTTGGGCTTGCCAGAGGAAATCGTTGCGCGCCAGCCGTTTCCGGGCCCGGGTCTGGGTATCCGGATCGTCGGTGAAGTCACCGCTAAGCGGCTGGACACGTTGCGGCGCGCCGACTCGATCGCGCGCGAAGAGCTCACCGCGGCCGGCCTGGACAACCAGATCTGGCAGTGTCCGATTGTGCTGCTGGCCGACGTCCGCTCGGTCGGGGTGCAGGGCGACAACCGCACCTACGGGCACCCGATCGTGCTGCGTCCGGTGTCCAGTGAAGACGCCATGACGGCCGACTGGACTCGGGTGCCCTTCGAAGTGCTGGAACGCATCTCGACTCGCATCACCAACGAGGTCGCCGAGGTCAACCGCGTGGTGCTGGACATCACCAGCAAGCCTCCCGGCACCATCGAGTGGGAGTAG
- a CDS encoding DNA polymerase Y family protein: protein MVSSRVLAIWCMDWPAVAAAAAAGQPATATVAVTLANRVIACSASARAAGVRRGLRRREAAARCPQLHVATADADRDARFFEGVIAAVDDLVPHAEVLRPGLLVLPVRGAARFFGSEERAAERLIDAVAAAGAECQVGIADQLPTAVFAARAGRVIEPGHDARFLSLLSIRQLATEPSLCGPGRDELTDLLWRMGIRTIGQFAALSRTDVASRFGADAVAAHRFAHGEPERAPAGRQAPPELDAVLHCDPPIDRVDAAAFAGRSLAATLHRALMAAGVGCTRLAIHAVTANDEELSRVWRCAEPLTEDATADRVRWQLDGWLSNRTTQERPTGPVTLLRLQAIEVVSAGALQLPLWGGLGEEDRLRARRALVRVQGLLGPEAVQVPVLSGGRGPAERITLTPLGDEPVPQADPDQPWPGQLPNPAPAVLLDDPVELLDAQGNPVRVTSRGMFSTDPARLTLRGRDDQLRWWAGPWPVDERWWDDRPGAGQGGSRTARAQVLLESERALLLCYRQRRWYLEGAYE, encoded by the coding sequence ATGGTCTCTTCGCGAGTGCTGGCGATCTGGTGCATGGACTGGCCCGCGGTCGCGGCGGCCGCGGCCGCGGGCCAGCCCGCGACGGCTACGGTCGCGGTCACGTTGGCAAACCGGGTGATCGCCTGCTCGGCGTCCGCGCGGGCGGCCGGAGTGCGGCGTGGGCTTCGCCGCCGGGAGGCCGCGGCGCGTTGTCCGCAACTGCACGTCGCGACCGCCGACGCCGACCGCGACGCCCGGTTCTTCGAAGGGGTGATCGCGGCGGTGGACGATTTGGTGCCCCACGCCGAGGTGCTGCGGCCCGGGCTCTTGGTATTGCCGGTGCGTGGGGCGGCCCGCTTCTTCGGGTCCGAGGAGCGCGCGGCCGAGCGGCTGATCGACGCGGTGGCCGCGGCCGGCGCCGAGTGTCAGGTCGGGATCGCCGACCAGTTGCCCACCGCGGTTTTCGCCGCGCGCGCCGGCCGCGTCATCGAGCCGGGGCACGACGCGCGGTTTCTGTCGTTGTTGTCGATCCGGCAGCTTGCTACCGAACCGAGCCTGTGCGGTCCAGGGCGCGATGAGCTGACGGATCTGTTGTGGCGCATGGGGATTCGCACCATTGGGCAGTTCGCCGCGCTGTCTCGCACCGACGTGGCTTCCAGGTTCGGCGCCGACGCGGTGGCCGCACACCGGTTCGCCCACGGCGAGCCGGAACGAGCACCCGCTGGGCGCCAGGCGCCGCCGGAACTCGACGCCGTGCTGCACTGTGATCCGCCGATCGACCGGGTTGACGCCGCGGCATTCGCCGGACGCTCGCTGGCCGCCACGCTGCATCGGGCGCTGATGGCCGCCGGCGTGGGATGTACCCGGCTGGCCATTCACGCCGTCACCGCCAATGACGAAGAGCTCAGCAGGGTGTGGCGGTGCGCCGAGCCGTTGACCGAGGACGCCACCGCCGACCGGGTGCGCTGGCAACTGGACGGATGGTTGAGCAACCGGACCACCCAGGAGCGGCCCACCGGGCCGGTGACGCTGTTACGGCTGCAGGCGATAGAGGTGGTGTCCGCCGGGGCGCTGCAGTTGCCGCTATGGGGTGGTCTCGGCGAGGAGGACAGACTTCGGGCCCGCCGGGCGTTGGTGCGGGTCCAGGGTTTACTCGGCCCGGAGGCGGTGCAGGTCCCGGTGCTGTCCGGCGGTCGCGGACCGGCCGAACGCATAACGTTGACGCCACTGGGCGACGAGCCGGTGCCGCAGGCCGACCCGGATCAGCCGTGGCCCGGCCAACTGCCAAATCCGGCGCCGGCGGTGCTGCTCGACGATCCGGTGGAATTGCTTGACGCCCAAGGGAATCCGGTACGAGTGACCAGCCGGGGGATGTTCTCCACCGATCCGGCGCGACTGACCCTCCGCGGTCGGGACGACCAGCTGCGCTGGTGGGCCGGACCGTGGCCGGTCGACGAGCGGTGGTGGGACGACCGGCCTGGGGCCGGTCAAGGGGGTAGCCGCACCGCTCGAGCCCAGGTCTTGCTGGAGAGCGAGCGCGCGCTGCTGCTGTGCTATCGCCAGCGGCGGTGGTACCTGGAGGGGGCCTATGAATAG
- a CDS encoding class I SAM-dependent methyltransferase, giving the protein MTRIDNDTWDLASSVGATATMIAVARAMATNAKSPLINDPFAEPLVRAVGIDLLVQLASGELRLEDLGEHATGGKWMIDNIVVRTKFYDDFFGDAMTAGIRQAVILASGLDTRAYRLPWPAGTVVYEIDQPGVIEFKTQALADLDAEPTAERRAVAIDLRHDWPTALKDAGFDPTRPTAWSAEGLLSYLSPQAQDRLLDTITALSAPGGRLATQSALVLDPIEEQRKKKRMQSAAETWRTRGFDLDLTELIYFDERNDAHSYLAGHGWQVAGSTTKELFAAHGLPPFDDDDTSRFAGRHYISATLH; this is encoded by the coding sequence ATGACACGCATCGACAACGACACCTGGGATCTGGCCTCGAGCGTTGGCGCGACCGCCACCATGATCGCCGTGGCCCGGGCGATGGCCACCAACGCCAAGAGTCCGTTGATCAACGATCCGTTCGCCGAGCCCCTGGTGCGCGCAGTCGGAATCGATCTGCTCGTTCAGCTGGCCAGTGGTGAGTTGCGGCTGGAGGATCTGGGCGAACACGCAACCGGTGGTAAGTGGATGATCGACAATATCGTGGTCCGGACCAAGTTCTACGACGACTTTTTCGGTGACGCTATGACGGCCGGTATTCGGCAGGCGGTGATTCTGGCGTCCGGCCTTGACACCCGCGCTTACCGATTGCCCTGGCCCGCGGGCACAGTGGTCTACGAGATCGATCAGCCCGGGGTCATCGAGTTCAAGACACAGGCCCTGGCCGACCTGGACGCGGAACCTACCGCAGAACGGCGCGCCGTGGCCATCGACCTGCGCCACGACTGGCCGACCGCCTTGAAGGATGCCGGCTTCGACCCGACCAGGCCGACGGCCTGGAGCGCCGAGGGGTTGCTCAGTTATCTGTCACCGCAAGCGCAGGACCGCTTGCTCGACACGATCACCGCGCTGAGTGCCCCAGGCGGCCGCCTGGCCACTCAAAGCGCGCTCGTGCTCGACCCGATTGAAGAGCAAAGGAAGAAGAAGCGTATGCAAAGCGCCGCCGAAACGTGGCGTACGCGCGGCTTCGATCTCGACCTGACCGAGCTGATCTACTTCGATGAACGCAACGACGCCCACAGCTACCTAGCCGGCCACGGCTGGCAGGTCGCGGGCAGCACCACAAAGGAACTCTTTGCGGCCCACGGGCTGCCGCCTTTCGACGACGACGACACCAGCCGGTTCGCCGGCCGCCATTACATCAGCGCCACGCTGCATTAG